From a region of the Thiorhodovibrio winogradskyi genome:
- the fnr gene encoding fumarate/nitrate reduction transcriptional regulator Fnr: MSQDKIISFENIRVACRNCSLNALCLPMGLSGEDVEKLESVIKRSRPLHRGEHLFYGGERFQSLFVVKTGSVKTYTPSSEGGEQVLGFHLPGELIGLDAIDQDFHACSARVLETSAICEVPFRRLEELAATLPSLQHQLYRLLSKEIVEESELLMLLGKRNAEERLAAFLVSLSQRLGKRGLSTTDFHLSMSRHEIGNYLGLAVETVSRLFTRFQDERMLDVDRKHVQVLNMPRIEALAGIAQNRTGKRETS; this comes from the coding sequence TTGAGTCAGGATAAAATTATTTCTTTCGAAAATATCCGGGTTGCTTGCCGCAACTGCTCGCTTAACGCCCTTTGCCTGCCAATGGGCTTGTCAGGCGAGGATGTCGAGAAGCTGGAGAGCGTGATCAAGCGCTCGCGGCCGCTGCATCGCGGCGAGCATCTGTTTTACGGCGGTGAGCGTTTTCAATCTCTCTTTGTCGTCAAGACCGGGTCGGTCAAGACCTACACCCCGAGCTCAGAGGGCGGCGAGCAGGTGCTTGGCTTTCACTTGCCCGGTGAGTTGATCGGCCTGGACGCCATCGATCAGGATTTTCACGCCTGTTCGGCGCGGGTGCTTGAGACTTCGGCGATCTGCGAGGTTCCCTTCCGCAGGCTCGAGGAGTTGGCGGCCACCCTGCCCTCGCTACAGCATCAACTCTACCGCCTGCTGAGCAAGGAGATTGTCGAGGAATCCGAACTCCTGATGCTGCTGGGCAAACGCAATGCCGAGGAGCGCCTGGCGGCTTTTCTGGTCAGTTTGTCCCAACGTCTGGGCAAGCGCGGTCTGTCGACTACGGATTTTCACCTCAGCATGTCCCGGCATGAGATTGGCAATTATCTAGGCCTGGCGGTTGAGACCGTGAGCCGGCTGTTTACCCGCTTTCAAGACGAGCGAATGCTGGATGTTGACAGAAAACATGTTCAGGTACTTAACATGCCGCGTATTGAAGCCCTGGCGGGCATCGCACAAAACCGCACGGGCAAGCGCGAAACCAGCTGA
- a CDS encoding T2 family ribonuclease, translating into MQSTTKMAGSKGELSKAMSIRSMDIRTKVNTRPLHPNLLARNIHLRVLLTIFLCFVGFPVTAADQEQACERFAHYIFMRDWSPSVCIKYAKEGAMCIIPNASRNWIVHGLWPSAPAGERLFISCDGPEFSRDAVSGLEPALDTIWPNPEFEQADTTARGRTWAWRHEWEKHGTCAALCDPQVDGQSAYFQLAMDLNKRYDIASVLDHAGIMPNAMTPIASVTLVNVLKKAFGVNPIIECVTPNRGDTAYLYAIGLCFSKSHDPLDCHQESDTSDASCPATVIYPTQNIPARPRQSRNH; encoded by the coding sequence ATGCAAAGTACAACAAAGATGGCGGGCTCGAAAGGGGAGTTAAGCAAGGCGATGAGCATCAGGTCGATGGATATCAGGACGAAAGTCAACACTAGACCACTTCATCCCAATTTACTTGCTCGCAATATCCACTTGCGTGTGTTACTCACTATATTCTTGTGCTTCGTCGGGTTTCCTGTAACCGCAGCGGACCAGGAGCAGGCTTGCGAGCGATTCGCACACTATATTTTCATGCGCGATTGGTCGCCAAGTGTCTGCATCAAGTACGCAAAAGAAGGCGCCATGTGCATCATTCCCAATGCTTCGCGGAACTGGATCGTACACGGATTATGGCCTTCAGCTCCTGCCGGAGAGCGACTATTCATCTCTTGCGATGGTCCTGAGTTTTCCCGCGACGCGGTCAGCGGCCTAGAGCCCGCACTCGATACCATCTGGCCCAATCCGGAGTTCGAACAGGCCGACACCACGGCGCGGGGCCGCACTTGGGCATGGCGTCACGAATGGGAAAAACACGGAACCTGTGCCGCACTCTGCGATCCCCAAGTGGACGGGCAATCTGCTTACTTTCAGCTGGCAATGGATCTGAACAAAAGATACGACATTGCATCGGTTTTGGATCATGCTGGAATCATGCCCAACGCCATGACACCAATCGCATCGGTTACCCTTGTCAACGTGCTCAAGAAGGCCTTTGGCGTCAATCCGATCATCGAATGCGTCACCCCCAACCGTGGCGATACCGCTTACCTTTACGCGATCGGACTCTGCTTCTCGAAATCTCACGATCCGCTGGACTGTCATCAGGAGTCTGACACTAGCGACGCTAGTTGCCCGGCGACTGTCATCTATCCGACACAGAATATTCCAGCAAGGCCACGGCAATCTAGGAACCACTGA
- the dnaE gene encoding DNA polymerase III subunit alpha — MENSFVHLHLHSEFSLVDGLIRPKALVAAAVEAGMPAVAVTDLTNLFCLVRFYKAAMAAGVKPIVGSEFRVDDPADLAHPHRLVLLVQNLTGYRNLTRLISRAYLERQDTGFPRIDRAWLVESAEGLIALSAGQYGDVGRALVRGHREQAEQRLADWLQLFGDRFYLEVMRTGRADEDLHIQACVDLAAAQSVPVVATNDVRFLKTEDFDAHEVRVCIHEGLTLEDPRRPRDYSPEQYLRTPAEMAELFADLPEALENALEIAKRCNLELELGKSYLPDAPLPPGAPDGQSVDDFIAEASRKGLDWRLVRTFDVQAPDFAEHRRVYDERLDIELKVICDMGFPGYFLIVADFIQWAKDQGIPVGPGRGSGAGSLVAYALKITDLDPIEHDLLFERFLNPERVSMPDFDIDFCMERRDEVIDYVARKYGREAVSQIITFGTMAAKAVVRDVGRVLGHPYGFVDKIAKMVPFELKMTLDKALVESEELKAAYAEDEAVTAIIDMARKLEGLARNAGKHAGGVVIAPTKLTDFAPLYCEPGGENLVTQFDKDDVEQAGLVKFDFLGLRTLTIIDWALKTVNARRAEQGETPLEIEQIDAHDQRAFALLKSCATTAVFQLESRGMKELIKKLQPDCFEDITALVALFRPGPLQSGMVDDFIDRKHGRAAVAYPHSDLEPILKPTYGVILYQEQVMQIAQVLAGYSLGGADLLRRAMGKKKAEEMDKQRAIFEQGATERGVDARVATHIFDLMEKFAGYGFNKSHSAAYALVSYQTLWLKTHYPAAFMAAVLSADMDNTDKVVTLIDECRAMKLAVDPPCINGSEWRFTIAGDARVIYGLGAIKGVGESAIESILKVRDGRPFADLWDFCRRIDLKRVNRRVVEALIRAGALDKLGKNRATLFNQLPVALKLAEQAHASASSGQTDLFGMGGGMGDDGTDTGPDPQIAADEWPEWDEDERLLGEKETLGLYLTGHPIDAYESELNAMVSRRIVGLLEGGQSFGFGEEGGGRGEPRTVVGLVVAVRANKTQRGRMASVTLDDRTGRIEATVFSELYEQTRELLVTDSILVVSGQVVFDQFRDSWSLRASSVRPLAEARAELADHLRLTIDLAEPERHHQGQNLINALIDILQQFRGTGLAVRVHYRRPGATGELRLGEDWRVSPSDTLIKRLRQLLGAGGVEIVYERELRLAPSLNLIDPGRIEDEPESEQPEPEPKPEQEPKRELAEFL; from the coding sequence GTGGAAAACTCCTTTGTTCATCTGCATCTCCATTCGGAATTTTCCCTGGTCGATGGTCTGATTCGACCCAAGGCGCTGGTGGCGGCCGCGGTGGAGGCGGGCATGCCGGCGGTGGCGGTGACGGATCTGACCAATCTGTTCTGCCTGGTGCGCTTCTACAAGGCGGCCATGGCGGCTGGCGTCAAGCCCATTGTCGGCAGTGAGTTTCGCGTCGATGATCCGGCCGACCTCGCGCATCCGCATCGGCTGGTGCTCTTGGTGCAGAATCTGACCGGCTACCGCAACCTGACCCGGCTGATTTCCCGCGCCTATCTCGAGCGCCAGGATACTGGCTTCCCGCGTATCGACCGTGCCTGGCTGGTGGAGAGCGCCGAGGGGCTGATCGCGCTCTCCGCCGGGCAGTATGGCGATGTCGGCCGGGCGCTGGTGCGCGGCCATCGCGAGCAGGCCGAGCAGCGGCTAGCGGACTGGCTTCAGCTCTTTGGTGACAGGTTTTATCTTGAGGTGATGCGCACCGGTCGGGCGGATGAGGATCTCCATATCCAAGCCTGTGTCGATCTTGCCGCCGCGCAGTCGGTGCCCGTGGTGGCGACCAACGATGTGCGCTTTCTCAAGACCGAGGACTTCGATGCCCACGAGGTCCGGGTCTGTATTCATGAGGGCCTGACCCTTGAGGATCCGCGCCGTCCGCGCGATTACAGCCCGGAGCAGTACCTGCGCACCCCGGCGGAGATGGCCGAGCTGTTCGCCGATCTGCCCGAGGCGCTGGAGAATGCGCTCGAGATCGCCAAGCGCTGCAATCTGGAGCTGGAGTTGGGCAAGAGCTATCTGCCGGACGCTCCCCTCCCGCCAGGGGCGCCCGATGGGCAGAGCGTGGATGACTTCATTGCCGAGGCCTCGCGAAAGGGGCTCGATTGGCGCCTGGTGCGTACCTTCGATGTGCAGGCGCCGGACTTCGCCGAGCACCGCCGGGTCTATGACGAACGCCTGGACATTGAGCTGAAAGTCATTTGCGACATGGGCTTTCCGGGTTATTTTCTCATCGTCGCCGACTTCATCCAGTGGGCCAAGGATCAGGGTATTCCGGTCGGCCCCGGGCGCGGCTCGGGCGCCGGTTCGCTGGTGGCCTATGCGCTCAAGATCACCGATCTCGACCCCATTGAGCACGACCTGCTGTTCGAGCGCTTTCTGAACCCCGAGCGGGTGTCCATGCCCGACTTCGATATCGACTTCTGCATGGAGCGCCGCGACGAGGTCATCGACTATGTGGCGCGCAAGTACGGTCGCGAGGCGGTGTCGCAGATCATCACCTTCGGCACCATGGCGGCCAAGGCGGTGGTGCGTGATGTCGGCCGAGTTCTAGGCCATCCCTACGGCTTTGTCGATAAAATCGCTAAAATGGTGCCTTTCGAGCTGAAAATGACGCTCGACAAGGCGCTGGTGGAAAGCGAGGAGCTCAAGGCGGCCTATGCCGAGGACGAGGCCGTCACCGCTATCATCGACATGGCGCGCAAGCTCGAGGGCCTGGCACGCAATGCCGGCAAGCACGCGGGCGGCGTGGTAATCGCGCCGACCAAGCTGACGGATTTCGCGCCGCTCTACTGCGAGCCGGGCGGGGAGAATCTGGTCACCCAGTTCGACAAGGACGATGTCGAGCAGGCCGGGCTGGTGAAGTTCGATTTCCTCGGCCTGCGCACCCTGACCATCATCGACTGGGCGCTGAAGACAGTGAACGCCCGGCGCGCGGAGCAGGGCGAGACGCCGCTCGAGATCGAGCAGATCGATGCCCATGATCAACGGGCCTTCGCGCTGTTGAAAAGCTGCGCCACCACGGCGGTGTTCCAGCTTGAATCGCGCGGCATGAAGGAGCTGATCAAAAAGCTCCAGCCTGACTGTTTCGAGGACATCACCGCCCTGGTGGCCCTGTTCCGCCCCGGCCCCTTGCAATCGGGCATGGTGGATGACTTTATCGACCGCAAGCACGGCCGTGCCGCCGTGGCCTATCCGCACTCGGACCTCGAACCTATCCTCAAGCCCACCTATGGCGTCATCCTGTATCAGGAACAGGTGATGCAGATCGCCCAGGTGCTCGCCGGCTATTCGCTCGGCGGCGCCGACCTGCTGCGCCGCGCCATGGGCAAGAAGAAGGCCGAGGAGATGGACAAGCAGCGTGCCATCTTCGAGCAGGGCGCGACCGAGCGCGGCGTGGATGCCAGGGTGGCCACGCACATTTTCGATTTGATGGAAAAGTTCGCCGGCTATGGCTTCAATAAAAGTCACTCGGCCGCCTACGCGCTGGTCAGCTACCAAACCCTGTGGCTCAAGACCCATTACCCGGCCGCCTTCATGGCCGCGGTCCTGTCCGCGGACATGGACAACACCGACAAGGTGGTCACCCTGATCGATGAATGCCGGGCGATGAAGCTGGCCGTGGACCCACCCTGCATCAATGGCTCCGAATGGCGTTTCACCATCGCCGGAGACGCGCGCGTCATCTACGGCCTGGGCGCCATCAAGGGTGTGGGCGAATCGGCCATTGAGTCGATCCTCAAGGTGCGCGATGGCCGGCCTTTTGCCGATCTCTGGGATTTCTGCCGCCGCATCGACCTCAAGCGCGTCAATCGCCGGGTGGTCGAGGCCCTGATTCGCGCCGGTGCCCTGGATAAACTCGGCAAAAACCGCGCGACCCTGTTTAACCAGCTGCCGGTGGCGCTCAAGCTGGCCGAACAGGCACATGCCAGCGCCAGCAGCGGCCAGACCGATCTGTTCGGGATGGGCGGTGGCATGGGGGACGACGGGACTGACACCGGCCCCGACCCACAGATCGCCGCCGACGAATGGCCCGAGTGGGACGAGGACGAGCGCCTACTCGGCGAGAAGGAAACCTTGGGGCTCTATCTCACTGGCCACCCCATTGATGCCTATGAGTCCGAGCTCAACGCCATGGTCTCGCGCCGCATCGTCGGTCTGCTCGAGGGCGGGCAGAGTTTTGGCTTTGGCGAGGAGGGCGGTGGTCGCGGCGAGCCGCGCACCGTCGTCGGGCTGGTGGTGGCGGTGCGCGCCAACAAAACCCAACGCGGGCGCATGGCCAGCGTCACCCTGGACGATCGCACCGGACGCATCGAGGCAACCGTCTTCTCCGAGCTGTACGAGCAGACCCGCGAGTTGCTGGTCACCGACAGCATCCTGGTGGTCTCCGGGCAAGTGGTGTTCGATCAGTTCCGCGACAGCTGGTCCCTGCGTGCCAGCAGTGTGCGCCCTCTGGCCGAGGCGCGCGCCGAACTGGCCGACCATCTGCGCCTGACCATCGATCTGGCCGAGCCCGAGCGGCATCACCAGGGCCAGAACCTGATCAATGCCCTGATCGACATCCTGCAGCAATTTCGTGGCACCGGTCTTGCCGTGCGCGTCCACTACCGACGTCCCGGCGCGACCGGCGAGCTGCGCCTGGGTGAGGATTGGCGGGTGAGCCCAAGTGACACTCTGATCAAACGCCTACGCCAGTTACTTGGGGCTGGAGGGGTGGAAATCGTCTACGAGCGCGAGCTGCGCCTGGCACCCTCGCTCAATCTAATCGACCCGGGACGAATCGAGGACGAACCCGAGTCCGAGCAGCCCGAGCCGGAGCCCAAGCCGGAACAGGAACCCAAACGGGAGCTGGCTGAGTTCCTCTAG
- a CDS encoding bifunctional aminoglycoside phosphotransferase/ATP-binding protein — translation MTATRQTANSQSLASLIEALRDPAAYAHPVGRVDVIETHISFVLLAGAYAYKLKKPVNLGFLDFSTLEQRRHFCHEEVRINRRLAPGLYLDVVSVSDQAGAIRIHAQGEAKALEYAVRMRRFPRHAVLTETPIDRDIIDRLAERIAEFHLGLPPAAPESSFGQPNKILQPMLANVRVLRKNPLDPESERRIAQIEHWTRARFSELEPLFAARKAEGWIRECHGDLHRGNIALLDGEPTIFDALEFNPELRWIDCISDLAFLAMDLREIGETALERRLINAYLERTGDYPGLRLLAFYQVYRAMVRAKVCGIRLGQHPEAAADVRQARAHLDHYLRLAEAFTHTHPPRLFITHGLSGSGKTWLSLALRERLPLIHIRSDIERKRLFATAPSDSSTVGLYSEQASRQTYLRLLELTEQILLSGCGALVDAAFLRAEHREWFRTLAKQQGCDFTILALKAPPDLLKTRVLARLRRGDDASDADAVILARQQEHHDPLSEEEDHAAIHLDTESPAQIAAFLRRMTREAAEEPPARQVIAASCQANSGK, via the coding sequence ATGACAGCCACTCGCCAAACTGCCAACAGCCAGTCGCTTGCGTCCCTGATCGAGGCGTTGCGCGACCCTGCCGCCTATGCGCATCCGGTTGGCCGGGTCGATGTCATCGAAACCCACATCTCCTTTGTGCTACTCGCCGGCGCCTATGCCTACAAACTGAAAAAGCCGGTCAATCTGGGCTTTCTTGATTTCTCCACCCTGGAGCAACGTCGGCACTTCTGCCATGAGGAAGTCCGCATCAACCGCCGTCTGGCCCCGGGGCTCTACCTGGATGTTGTCAGCGTCAGCGATCAGGCGGGGGCCATTCGCATCCACGCTCAGGGCGAGGCGAAGGCGCTGGAGTATGCCGTGCGCATGCGGCGTTTTCCGCGCCATGCGGTGCTGACGGAAACGCCCATTGATCGCGACATCATTGACCGCCTGGCCGAGCGCATTGCCGAGTTTCACCTCGGCCTGCCCCCAGCCGCCCCCGAGAGTTCCTTTGGGCAACCAAACAAAATTCTCCAGCCCATGCTGGCCAATGTGCGGGTGCTGCGCAAGAACCCGCTTGACCCAGAGAGCGAGCGGCGCATCGCGCAGATCGAGCATTGGACCCGCGCGCGCTTTAGCGAGCTTGAGCCCCTGTTCGCCGCGCGCAAGGCCGAGGGCTGGATTCGCGAGTGCCATGGTGATTTGCATCGCGGCAACATCGCCCTGCTCGATGGCGAGCCGACCATTTTCGACGCGCTGGAGTTCAACCCCGAGCTGCGCTGGATCGACTGCATCAGCGATCTGGCCTTCCTCGCCATGGATTTGCGCGAAATCGGCGAGACCGCGCTCGAGCGGCGCCTAATCAATGCCTATTTGGAGCGCACCGGCGATTACCCCGGTCTGCGCCTGCTGGCCTTTTATCAGGTCTATCGCGCCATGGTCCGGGCCAAGGTGTGTGGCATCCGCCTGGGCCAGCACCCCGAGGCAGCCGCGGATGTACGCCAGGCACGCGCCCATCTCGATCACTATTTGCGTCTGGCCGAGGCGTTCACCCACACACACCCTCCCCGGCTGTTCATCACCCACGGCCTGTCAGGCTCCGGCAAGACCTGGCTCAGCCTGGCGCTGCGCGAACGCCTGCCGCTGATCCATATCCGCTCGGACATTGAACGCAAGCGCCTCTTTGCCACCGCGCCGAGCGATTCAAGCACCGTAGGTCTTTATAGCGAACAGGCCTCGCGCCAAACCTATTTGCGCCTGCTTGAGCTGACCGAGCAAATTCTGCTGTCTGGTTGCGGCGCACTGGTCGACGCCGCCTTTCTGCGCGCCGAGCACCGCGAATGGTTCCGCACACTGGCCAAGCAACAGGGTTGCGATTTCACCATTCTCGCGCTCAAGGCACCGCCGGATCTGCTCAAAACGCGCGTGCTTGCCAGACTCAGGCGCGGCGACGACGCCTCCGATGCCGACGCAGTGATTCTGGCCCGCCAGCAGGAACACCACGACCCACTCAGCGAGGAAGAAGACCACGCGGCCATTCATCTGGACACCGAATCCCCCGCCCAAATCGCCGCCTTTCTGCGCCGGATGACGCGGGAGGCCGCCGAGGAACCGCCTGCCCGCCAAGTGATCGCGGCGAGTTGTCAAGCCAACTCGGGCAAGTGA
- a CDS encoding 2'-5' RNA ligase family protein — translation MMTTMLRIPMILLAVFLLSTSIAFGQSNLIAIDVLIQPGPKMVAEAKKWNTALREQYPNGFKLDEGHLPHITLIQMFIAESDLPRMLAAVAQVKSEFDWRTLELTATGLYHFPTGQNGLAGFLIEPIDQLHALQQDVIEAGRDYARKGGDESAFVPDQSGSPFDPSLFHYVETFVLNQTGDRFNPHVTIGVAPLNLLQELEQKPFDKFTFGANDIAIYQLGNFATASKRLDRDR, via the coding sequence ATGATGACAACAATGCTAAGAATTCCAATGATCCTTTTAGCGGTATTCTTACTATCCACGTCTATCGCCTTTGGCCAAAGTAATCTGATCGCCATTGATGTCTTGATTCAGCCAGGCCCGAAGATGGTGGCTGAAGCAAAAAAATGGAATACGGCGCTGCGTGAGCAATACCCCAATGGATTCAAGCTAGACGAAGGACATCTTCCTCACATCACGCTGATACAGATGTTCATTGCCGAATCCGATCTACCTAGGATGTTGGCGGCTGTGGCTCAGGTTAAGTCGGAGTTTGACTGGCGCACTCTCGAACTAACGGCGACAGGTCTTTATCACTTTCCAACCGGCCAGAATGGGCTGGCCGGTTTCTTGATCGAACCCATTGACCAGTTGCATGCGTTGCAGCAAGATGTCATTGAGGCTGGGAGAGACTATGCGCGAAAAGGGGGAGATGAATCCGCATTCGTTCCTGATCAGTCAGGTTCTCCGTTTGATCCGAGCCTGTTCCATTATGTTGAGACATTCGTGCTGAACCAGACTGGAGATAGGTTCAATCCGCATGTCACGATCGGTGTGGCGCCACTCAATTTGTTACAGGAATTAGAGCAGAAACCATTCGACAAGTTTACCTTCGGTGCCAATGACATAGCGATCTATCAACTCGGCAATTTTGCAACAGCGTCCAAGCGCCTAGACCGCGACCGCTAA
- a CDS encoding sulfur globule family protein, producing MTKFSKMIGVAAIAGAAAFSMGTAQAWWGPGWGGPGGYNDGWGDGLGDMLGDGYGDFNMSMSGGGRGLGRGRGYGYNRDYYGYGPYGHGYPYGGYGHPGYGYAPPAPYGAPYGAPPAPANSGESK from the coding sequence ATGACGAAGTTTTCTAAGATGATTGGCGTTGCCGCCATTGCTGGCGCTGCCGCCTTCTCTATGGGTACCGCACAGGCTTGGTGGGGTCCTGGTTGGGGCGGCCCCGGTGGTTACAATGATGGCTGGGGTGATGGCTTGGGTGACATGTTGGGCGACGGCTATGGCGACTTCAACATGAGCATGTCGGGTGGTGGTCGCGGTCTAGGACGTGGCCGCGGTTATGGCTATAACCGTGACTATTATGGCTATGGCCCTTATGGCCACGGCTACCCCTATGGCGGCTACGGCCATCCGGGTTATGGCTACGCGCCCCCGGCTCCCTATGGTGCTCCCTATGGCGCGCCTCCGGCTCCGGCCAACAGCGGCGAATCCAAGTAA
- a CDS encoding Bax inhibitor-1/YccA family protein: protein MANEYTMMQGASSAVAANKVLKNTYLLLSATLGFSAVMAMLSMALAMPPWVYMVSVIGAMLLGMFVLPRAAQSASGVGVIFLITGMLGFGLGSILSMYMALPNGPGIIATAFGGTALIFLGLSGYALTSKRDFSFLGGFVFAGMMVVLVAIVANLFLNIPALSLAISGAIILLMSAFILFDTSRIARGEETNYIMATYGIYLSIFNIFISLLQILGFMGDD, encoded by the coding sequence ATGGCGAATGAGTACACGATGATGCAAGGCGCCTCGAGCGCTGTCGCGGCGAACAAGGTGCTTAAGAACACCTATTTGCTGTTGTCTGCAACCCTGGGCTTTAGTGCGGTGATGGCGATGCTGTCGATGGCCTTGGCCATGCCGCCCTGGGTCTATATGGTGTCCGTGATTGGTGCCATGCTGTTGGGCATGTTCGTGCTCCCGCGCGCGGCTCAGTCGGCCAGTGGGGTCGGGGTGATTTTCCTGATCACCGGCATGCTGGGCTTTGGGCTTGGATCCATTCTCAGCATGTACATGGCGTTGCCGAACGGACCTGGCATTATCGCCACGGCCTTTGGTGGCACGGCGCTGATTTTCCTCGGGCTCTCAGGCTACGCGCTGACCAGCAAGCGGGATTTCAGCTTCCTGGGCGGCTTTGTGTTTGCCGGCATGATGGTGGTGCTGGTCGCCATTGTCGCCAATCTGTTCCTGAACATTCCGGCTTTGTCGCTGGCGATTTCAGGTGCCATCATCTTGCTGATGAGTGCCTTTATCCTGTTCGATACCAGCCGGATCGCCCGCGGTGAGGAAACCAACTACATCATGGCGACCTACGGCATTTATTTGTCGATTTTCAATATCTTCATCAGCCTGTTGCAGATTCTTGGCTTCATGGGCGATGACTGA
- a CDS encoding RNA-dependent RNA polymerase family protein, which produces MSRLHIDDILADPHAYAAAIRKVFGKRNRLNKGFMQAYGGVSYYAAYLRNRSLGKVLAKTVASGDYVFAPVDLWFLKLRSKTRAVHRATFIDQIIGAVVYQVVSENARVLGLPGLYSYLPGKSNYQAMQDFAAYVRDYRRRVPDPRKRGLFVLQSDFEKYGDNLPVHQDAFIWTKLREVIEVGTDRAISDNAWQLIQSLVRPVVRDPGGLEFSRLRGIPMGTPIVPMVNVLAAAPLDEMLADTEGAFYARFNDDFLIAHPDRDVVINADAKINELLKPLGVQRNKKKDILTYFNGAGRRCEMDSRFQGSSHIDFLGLSVTFAGTVAAGPKRIARVMTEVCRRLDRTAHAIRDYHIDARAACLSRVTNRMLTPGHAFTVPGMASMLRDTNDRSLLRDIDYRIARKIVQCATEQPGVRGFRRLSMRELRERHGLMSLVQIRNAAIPRSG; this is translated from the coding sequence ATGAGTCGGCTTCACATCGACGACATCCTGGCCGATCCTCATGCCTACGCAGCTGCGATTCGCAAGGTCTTTGGCAAGAGGAATCGGCTGAACAAAGGGTTCATGCAGGCCTATGGCGGAGTGAGTTACTACGCCGCCTATCTGCGCAATCGCAGCCTCGGCAAGGTGCTCGCTAAAACAGTGGCGAGCGGCGACTACGTCTTCGCGCCGGTCGACCTGTGGTTCCTCAAGCTGCGCTCGAAAACGCGGGCAGTGCATAGGGCAACATTTATCGATCAGATTATCGGCGCGGTGGTCTACCAAGTCGTTTCCGAGAATGCGCGGGTGTTGGGATTGCCGGGGCTCTATTCCTATCTACCGGGCAAGAGCAACTATCAGGCGATGCAAGACTTCGCGGCTTATGTCCGCGACTACCGGCGCCGAGTCCCTGATCCCAGGAAACGCGGATTGTTCGTGCTCCAGTCAGATTTCGAGAAGTACGGCGACAATCTTCCGGTTCACCAGGATGCTTTCATTTGGACCAAGCTAAGAGAGGTGATAGAGGTTGGTACGGATCGGGCGATTTCGGACAATGCGTGGCAATTGATTCAGTCTCTGGTCCGCCCGGTGGTTCGCGATCCAGGCGGCCTGGAGTTTTCGCGACTCCGCGGGATTCCGATGGGGACGCCCATTGTACCCATGGTGAATGTTCTCGCCGCGGCGCCGCTCGACGAGATGCTGGCGGATACGGAAGGAGCTTTTTACGCTCGGTTCAATGACGACTTCCTAATTGCGCACCCGGATCGGGATGTTGTTATAAACGCGGATGCCAAGATCAACGAACTACTCAAACCGCTTGGTGTACAGCGTAATAAAAAAAAGGACATACTCACCTACTTCAACGGCGCCGGACGGCGCTGCGAGATGGATTCGCGATTTCAAGGCTCAAGCCATATTGATTTCCTTGGCCTTTCGGTGACCTTTGCTGGCACTGTCGCGGCAGGGCCAAAACGTATCGCGCGCGTCATGACCGAGGTTTGTCGGCGACTGGATCGAACCGCGCATGCCATTCGCGACTATCACATCGATGCCAGAGCTGCGTGCCTTAGCCGGGTGACGAATCGTATGCTGACACCGGGGCATGCCTTCACGGTTCCGGGTATGGCGTCAATGTTGCGAGACACCAATGACCGAAGTCTGCTTCGGGACATCGACTACCGAATCGCCCGGAAGATCGTGCAGTGTGCGACCGAGCAGCCAGGCGTTCGCGGATTTCGACGATTGTCGATGCGGGAGTTGCGCGAAAGGCACGGATTAATGTCGCTCGTGCAGATCCGTAATGCCGCCATCCCTCGGTCAGGGTGA